Proteins from one Magnetospirillum sp. 15-1 genomic window:
- a CDS encoding alpha/beta hydrolase, which produces MTLSRSRYVSVQGLEFHVTEWGDAAAPALVMWHGLARTGRDFDTLAAHFSDRYRVICPDTLGRGLSGWSAEPQRDYTLAAYVKHALGILDELGVGPLTWIGTSMGGALGMLLAAGPLKGRMDRLVMNDIGPALNPAAVERIRAYVTQIPDFPSMTAFEAFLRLVYRPYGFLSDEEWRRMAESSARRRGDGRITVHYDPAVMRVFAASAGDYELWEAYDRVECPTLVLRGADSDLLLPEVADEMTRRGPKARLATISGCGHAPALNVPEQIGLLDGFLAE; this is translated from the coding sequence ATGACCTTGTCCCGTTCCCGCTATGTGTCCGTCCAGGGCCTGGAATTCCACGTCACCGAATGGGGGGACGCGGCGGCGCCGGCCCTGGTGATGTGGCACGGGTTGGCCCGGACCGGGCGGGATTTCGATACCCTGGCCGCCCATTTCAGCGACCGCTACCGGGTGATCTGCCCCGATACCCTGGGGCGCGGCCTGTCGGGCTGGTCGGCGGAGCCCCAGCGCGACTACACCCTGGCCGCCTATGTGAAGCATGCCCTGGGGATTCTCGATGAATTGGGTGTGGGGCCGTTGACGTGGATCGGCACCTCCATGGGCGGCGCCCTGGGCATGCTGCTGGCGGCGGGGCCGTTGAAGGGGCGCATGGACCGGCTGGTGATGAACGATATCGGTCCCGCCCTCAATCCGGCGGCGGTGGAGCGCATCCGGGCCTATGTCACCCAAATTCCCGATTTTCCCAGCATGACGGCGTTCGAGGCGTTCCTGCGGCTGGTCTACAGGCCCTACGGTTTCCTGAGCGACGAGGAATGGCGGCGCATGGCGGAATCCTCGGCGCGCCGCCGCGGCGACGGGCGCATCACCGTCCATTACGATCCGGCGGTGATGCGGGTATTCGCCGCCTCGGCCGGCGATTACGAGCTGTGGGAGGCCTACGACCGGGTGGAATGCCCGACCCTGGTGCTGCGCGGCGCCGATTCCGACCTGCTGCTGCCCGAGGTGGCCGACGAGATGACCCGGCGTGGCCCCAAGGCCCGGCTGGCGACCATTTCCGGCTGCGGCCACGCCCCGGCGCTGAACGTGCCGGAACAGATCGGGTTGCTGGACGGCTTTCTGGCGGAGTGA